The Rhineura floridana isolate rRhiFlo1 chromosome 15, rRhiFlo1.hap2, whole genome shotgun sequence genome window below encodes:
- the ATP5IF1 gene encoding ATPase inhibitor, mitochondrial: MAAVGSVLRCGFRGALALPNQQRAWSSGADQLGELGKGAGKGGGGGGTIREAGGAFGKREAAAEERYFKEKEREQLAELRKHHEDEIHHQKKEIERLQKEIERHKYKIKKLSEDD, encoded by the exons ATGGCTGCTGTGGGTTCTGTTTTGAGGTGCGGCTTTCGGGGAGCCCTGGCATTACCCAACCAACAGCGGGCCTGGAGCTCGGGCGCCGATCAG ctgggtGAGCTGGGCAAAGGCGCTGGGAAGGGCGGTGGTGGAGGCGGTACCATCCGTGAGGCTGGTGGCGCCTTTGGAAAACGGGAAGCAGCCGCGGAAGAGCGTTACTTCAA ggagaaagagagagaacagttGGCAGAACTGAGAAAACATCATGAAGATGAAATACATCATCAAAAGAAAGAGATAGAGCGCCTGCAGAAGGAAATTGAACGCCATAAGTACAAGATCAAGAAGCTTAGTGAGGATGATTAA